Proteins encoded within one genomic window of Couchioplanes caeruleus:
- a CDS encoding phytanoyl-CoA dioxygenase family protein, producing MTGTLPSTPHRDLTAGELATLDRDGVICVREVLDAQWVAHLRIALDEAAARPTLSGRFLSRRKKGLYHDMFVWLKHDKIRELWFHSPLARFAAQALRAERVNLFYEDVFCKKPGSTMPTPWHQDMSAWPITGQQIINVWVPVDAVSRENSALEFVRGSHRWGKDYRVESATSDAILLTNEDLEWAPDIEGDRDAFDIVQWDMQPGDALFFSPRLLHGSRGNPSRDRGRRAISLRFTGEDIRYDPRPHTMPLLFAHGLAEGDPMGGPLFPEILPDPPADLGRSRPSYDLGALLAYVGDHVRSETVRLVRPQRFRRGPGTMR from the coding sequence ATGACCGGTACCCTGCCCAGCACACCACACCGCGATCTCACCGCCGGAGAACTGGCGACGCTGGATCGCGACGGGGTGATCTGCGTCCGTGAGGTGCTCGACGCGCAGTGGGTCGCACACCTCCGGATCGCCCTCGACGAGGCCGCCGCCAGGCCGACGCTGTCGGGCCGCTTCCTGTCGCGGCGCAAGAAGGGCCTCTACCACGACATGTTCGTCTGGTTGAAGCACGACAAGATCCGCGAGCTGTGGTTCCATTCGCCGCTGGCCCGGTTCGCCGCGCAGGCTCTGCGCGCCGAGCGGGTCAACCTGTTCTACGAGGACGTCTTCTGCAAGAAGCCGGGCAGCACGATGCCCACGCCCTGGCACCAGGACATGAGCGCGTGGCCGATCACCGGTCAGCAGATCATCAACGTCTGGGTCCCGGTCGACGCGGTCAGCCGCGAGAACAGCGCCCTCGAGTTCGTCCGCGGTTCGCACCGCTGGGGCAAGGACTACCGGGTGGAGTCGGCCACCTCCGACGCCATCCTGCTCACCAACGAGGATCTCGAGTGGGCCCCGGACATCGAAGGCGACCGCGACGCGTTCGACATCGTCCAGTGGGACATGCAGCCCGGCGACGCACTGTTCTTCAGCCCGCGTCTCCTGCACGGTTCCCGGGGAAACCCGTCACGCGACAGGGGCCGCCGGGCGATCTCGTTGCGGTTCACCGGCGAGGACATCCGCTACGACCCCCGCCCGCACACCATGCCCCTGCTGTTCGCGCACGGGCTGGCCGAGGGGGATCCGATGGGCGGCCCGCTGTTCCCGGAGATCCTGCCCGACCCGCCGGCGGACCTGGGACGGTCGAGGCCGTCGTACGACCTCGGCGCGCTGCTGGCCTACGTCGGTGACCACGTCCGCTCGGAGACGGTTCGTCTGGTCCGCCCCCAGCGGTTCCGGCGCGGCCCCGGGACGATGCGATGA
- a CDS encoding phthiocerol/phthiodiolone dimycocerosyl transferase family protein translates to MSTSAGEHTDPDVRRPLSPLERWYWIADQISPLHVIARVRLHGHFAPELARRSLDGLQARHPLLRVAIATDAGRPAAFVPCAGTIPLREVTTTDADAETRWQQEINDRELVDRLDWRTGPLLRAVVVTRGDEVHDLVLTLAHCIADGTTALSLLQQWIRIADGYRSGAGAPARARSLPAPEDLFPRRHRGTSGALAVVRAQLRDQIARVRWRPRRIAASAAVPFDRRRTGFIHRSLSAAQVDALADVCRREGATVHGALAAAMAAAVAEDAGSGADGHVVVGSPVDFRGELDPPVSPDEVGAYVATIPSYVPHRPGAPLWPAARAVSDDLARRRRRGEHLSMIGLLRWLGPPDLAASTPFVRQVERQGPGNLCLSNLGRHQFPDELGPWRLSGAQFVAGISVSGYFVATVNTTHDHLFWNFTYVDGIVPRARAERLADACVTTLLSAVAADPHRGRTHVV, encoded by the coding sequence ATGAGCACCTCCGCGGGAGAACACACCGACCCGGACGTCCGGCGGCCGCTGAGCCCGCTCGAACGGTGGTACTGGATCGCCGACCAGATCTCCCCGCTCCACGTGATCGCCCGGGTCCGGCTGCACGGACACTTCGCGCCGGAGCTGGCACGACGCTCGCTCGACGGGTTGCAGGCCCGGCACCCGCTGCTGCGGGTCGCGATCGCCACCGATGCCGGCCGGCCGGCGGCCTTCGTGCCGTGCGCCGGCACCATCCCGCTGCGGGAGGTCACGACGACGGACGCGGACGCGGAGACGCGGTGGCAGCAGGAGATCAACGACCGGGAGCTGGTCGACCGGCTCGACTGGCGCACCGGGCCGCTTCTGCGCGCCGTCGTCGTCACCCGGGGCGACGAGGTCCACGACCTCGTTCTGACGCTCGCGCACTGCATCGCCGACGGCACCACCGCGCTCTCGCTGCTCCAGCAGTGGATCCGGATCGCCGACGGGTACCGGTCGGGCGCCGGCGCGCCGGCCCGCGCCCGGAGCCTGCCCGCGCCGGAGGACTTGTTCCCGCGCCGCCACCGCGGCACGAGCGGCGCCCTCGCCGTCGTCCGCGCCCAGTTGCGTGACCAGATCGCGAGGGTGCGGTGGCGGCCCCGGCGGATCGCGGCCAGCGCGGCGGTGCCGTTCGACCGCCGGCGCACCGGGTTCATCCACCGGTCGCTGTCCGCCGCGCAGGTCGACGCGCTCGCCGACGTGTGCCGGCGGGAGGGCGCGACCGTGCACGGAGCACTCGCCGCGGCAATGGCGGCCGCCGTCGCCGAGGATGCCGGCAGCGGCGCGGACGGGCATGTCGTCGTCGGTTCGCCCGTCGACTTCCGAGGGGAGCTGGATCCCCCGGTGTCGCCGGACGAGGTCGGCGCGTACGTGGCGACGATACCGTCGTACGTTCCCCACCGCCCGGGCGCGCCGCTGTGGCCGGCGGCCCGCGCCGTCAGCGACGACCTCGCCCGACGGCGACGGCGCGGCGAGCACCTCTCCATGATCGGTCTGCTGCGCTGGCTGGGGCCGCCCGACCTGGCCGCGAGCACCCCGTTCGTCCGCCAGGTGGAGCGGCAGGGACCGGGCAATCTGTGCCTGTCGAACCTCGGCCGCCACCAGTTCCCGGACGAGCTCGGCCCGTGGCGCCTGTCCGGCGCGCAGTTCGTCGCCGGCATCTCCGTCTCCGGCTACTTCGTGGCCACCGTGAACACCACCCACGACCACCTGTTCTGGAACTTCACGTACGTCGACGGCATCGTGCCCCGCGCCCGCGCGGAACGGCTGGCGGACGCGTGCGTCACCACACTGTTGTCCGCCGTGGCGGCGGACCCGCACCGAGGAAGGACCCACGTTGTCTAA
- a CDS encoding SDR family NAD(P)-dependent oxidoreductase, with the protein MSGASTGLGRACARHLDQLGFHVFAGVRRSADAEALQAASSARLRPVMLDVTREESVAQAAALVSDQVGDHGLWGLVNNAGICVSAPLECVAPAQLRHQLETNLIGHHAVIRAVLPLARMARGRIVNVSSGLGRIASPYLGAYAASQFAKEGYSDALRRELRPFGVHVSVVEPGAIRTPIWEKVSEVGHRTLDGAPEDVAELYRESFLRFLEGNDRRARASATRPEGFADAVAHAMTARRPKSRYRVGRDSRLTSVLARVLPDKVLDAAFATIVGHVPPAQATAPRR; encoded by the coding sequence GTGTCGGGTGCGTCCACCGGACTGGGCCGTGCGTGCGCTCGCCACTTGGATCAGCTCGGTTTTCACGTCTTCGCCGGCGTCCGCCGATCGGCCGACGCCGAGGCGCTCCAGGCCGCGTCGTCGGCCCGGCTGCGCCCCGTCATGCTCGATGTGACCCGCGAGGAGTCCGTCGCACAGGCCGCGGCGCTGGTGTCGGACCAGGTCGGCGACCATGGCCTGTGGGGGCTGGTCAACAACGCCGGCATCTGCGTCTCGGCACCGCTGGAATGCGTGGCTCCTGCGCAGTTGCGCCACCAGTTGGAGACCAACCTGATCGGCCACCACGCGGTGATCCGGGCCGTCCTGCCCCTGGCGCGCATGGCCCGCGGGCGGATCGTGAACGTCAGTTCCGGTCTCGGCCGGATCGCCAGCCCGTACCTGGGCGCCTATGCCGCGTCGCAGTTCGCCAAGGAGGGCTACAGCGATGCCCTCCGTCGGGAGCTGCGGCCCTTCGGCGTCCACGTCTCGGTCGTCGAACCGGGTGCGATCAGGACGCCGATCTGGGAGAAGGTGTCCGAGGTGGGACACCGGACCCTCGACGGGGCGCCAGAGGATGTCGCCGAGCTGTATCGCGAATCCTTCCTGCGGTTCCTGGAGGGCAACGATCGGCGGGCCAGGGCGAGCGCCACCCGGCCGGAAGGGTTCGCCGACGCCGTCGCGCACGCGATGACCGCCCGGCGCCCGAAGTCACGGTACCGCGTGGGCCGCGACTCGCGGCTCACGAGCGTGCTGGCCCGGGTCCTTCCCGACAAGGTCCTGGATGCGGCCTTCGCCACCATCGTCGGTCACGTGCCGCCGGCACAGGCGACCGCTCCGCGAAGGTAG
- a CDS encoding FIMAH domain-containing protein, giving the protein MSAAPSPGQPRPDSPTAPLPIIGAATQPLDVVGHRRTGPDRSRWYMWVAVVGAAVTTAVAAVTVWDTGHKTASAPPAAAATEAPASAPTTPEADSTSTGAPSPSARASSPQRSPRTVPRPAELLAGLQATVRGLVNNGKLSPDAGDELSQRLEETANQLAQDKPRKTRQKLIEFAEKLIDLREDGEISEQDYQAIGEALAPLLGQLS; this is encoded by the coding sequence ATGTCAGCCGCACCCTCGCCCGGTCAGCCTCGTCCTGACTCGCCGACGGCGCCGCTTCCCATCATCGGCGCCGCAACGCAACCGCTGGACGTGGTCGGGCACCGACGGACCGGCCCAGACCGGTCACGCTGGTACATGTGGGTCGCCGTGGTGGGCGCGGCGGTCACGACCGCTGTCGCCGCCGTCACGGTATGGGATACGGGGCACAAGACGGCGTCCGCACCCCCGGCCGCTGCGGCCACCGAAGCACCGGCATCCGCGCCGACTACGCCGGAAGCCGACTCGACCTCCACAGGTGCACCGTCGCCATCCGCGAGGGCGTCGTCCCCGCAACGCTCACCTCGAACCGTCCCTCGCCCGGCCGAGCTCCTGGCGGGGTTGCAGGCCACCGTCCGAGGACTGGTCAACAACGGGAAGCTGTCGCCGGACGCCGGCGACGAGCTCAGCCAACGCCTGGAGGAGACCGCGAACCAGCTCGCTCAGGACAAACCCCGGAAGACCCGCCAAAAGCTCATCGAATTTGCCGAAAAGCTCATCGATCTCCGCGAAGACGGCGAAATTTCCGAACAGGACTATCAGGCGATCGGAGAAGCGCTGGCACCGCTCCTCGGCCAGCTTTCCTGA
- a CDS encoding glycosyltransferase: MNRLRIVVSGLVGLYPLGGVAWDYLQYMIGLARLGHDVYYHEDTWRWPYQPVDVTFSADGTYSAAFIAGFLADWAPELAERWHYVHLAAEHHGMSATAFRRVARTADVFLNISGGSAVPEELPAGAARVFVDTDPGVNQIMLRQRLAWADDSGPWAITSHDRFFTYGENLGGAQCRVPVDDFPWRTTRMPVVTALWRDLPPVPRGAPWSTVTTWNAFGHRIVLDGVEYRSKDAEFERLIDLPRRVPVPVRVALGGLGAPGDRLRAYGWQVVDAPAMTISARSYRDFIGGSRGELTPVKEVYTALRTGWFSTRSACYLAAGRPVVVQQTGLPAALPVGEGILVFTCPEEAAEAVCRVEGDYDRHATAARRVAEDYFGASGVLRRLLSDLDA, encoded by the coding sequence GTGAACCGGTTGCGCATCGTCGTCAGCGGACTCGTCGGGTTGTACCCGCTGGGCGGGGTCGCCTGGGACTACCTGCAGTACATGATCGGCCTGGCCCGGCTCGGCCACGACGTGTACTACCACGAGGACACCTGGCGGTGGCCCTACCAGCCGGTCGACGTGACCTTCAGCGCGGACGGGACGTACTCCGCCGCCTTCATCGCCGGATTCCTCGCCGACTGGGCTCCGGAGCTCGCCGAGCGGTGGCACTACGTGCATCTGGCCGCCGAACACCACGGGATGAGCGCGACCGCGTTCCGCCGCGTGGCGCGCACGGCCGACGTGTTCCTCAACATCAGCGGGGGCAGCGCCGTCCCGGAGGAACTGCCGGCCGGCGCCGCACGGGTGTTCGTCGACACCGATCCCGGCGTCAACCAGATCATGCTGCGGCAGCGGCTGGCGTGGGCCGACGACTCCGGGCCGTGGGCCATCACCAGCCACGACCGGTTCTTCACGTACGGCGAGAACCTCGGCGGCGCGCAATGTCGCGTACCGGTCGACGACTTCCCGTGGCGTACCACCCGGATGCCGGTGGTCACCGCGCTGTGGCGGGACCTGCCTCCGGTGCCCCGCGGTGCCCCGTGGTCGACGGTCACGACCTGGAACGCCTTCGGCCACCGCATCGTGCTCGACGGGGTCGAGTACCGCAGCAAGGACGCCGAGTTCGAGCGCCTCATCGACCTGCCCCGGCGGGTGCCGGTGCCGGTACGGGTGGCGTTGGGCGGCCTCGGCGCGCCGGGTGACAGGCTGCGGGCGTACGGCTGGCAGGTGGTCGACGCGCCCGCCATGACGATCAGTGCGCGGAGTTACCGTGATTTCATCGGCGGTTCCCGTGGCGAGCTGACCCCGGTCAAGGAGGTCTACACCGCACTGCGGACCGGTTGGTTCAGCACCCGTTCCGCCTGCTACCTGGCGGCCGGAAGACCTGTCGTGGTCCAGCAGACCGGTCTCCCGGCCGCTCTGCCCGTGGGGGAGGGCATCCTCGTGTTCACGTGTCCGGAGGAAGCCGCGGAGGCGGTGTGCCGGGTGGAAGGCGACTACGACCGGCACGCCACGGCGGCCCGGCGGGTGGCGGAGGACTACTTCGGTGCGAGTGGGGTGCTGCGGCGACTGCTCAGCGACCTGGACGCCTGA
- a CDS encoding polysaccharide pyruvyl transferase family protein encodes MVIHHVFANRSNAGDWLAAQGIQSQLVGVRVVSHLCDAPFVRRTLHVLKRAGPDDLVVIGGGGLLMDYFAPLWTGLAALSDRLRYCLWGLGAVDLKREDSRLDPDLPRAVAGRALLCRVRDEHTRRLLGGPRLPSAVSCPSVLMLRRSRRHGWGVLHVDNLTTVGEAEYEAMGRAAVRFAARTGRAYRETNNLHRDGDAAGLERVLDLYRWSDVVVTSRLHGCIIAVATGRRVVAVSGDWKIESFMTAAGLGDWVLPQEQVDRVPELLCHLDEQPDAAPALARARRAHRHIGARVRDLAARRP; translated from the coding sequence GTGGTGATCCACCACGTCTTCGCCAACCGGTCCAACGCCGGCGACTGGCTGGCCGCCCAGGGCATCCAGAGCCAGCTCGTCGGCGTACGGGTCGTATCCCACCTGTGCGACGCCCCATTCGTACGGCGGACGCTGCACGTCCTGAAGCGTGCCGGTCCCGACGACCTGGTGGTGATCGGCGGGGGTGGGCTGCTGATGGACTACTTCGCGCCGTTGTGGACGGGACTGGCGGCTCTGTCGGACCGGTTGCGCTACTGCCTGTGGGGCCTGGGCGCGGTCGACCTGAAGCGGGAGGACTCACGCCTGGACCCGGACCTGCCGCGTGCAGTCGCCGGCCGCGCGCTCCTGTGCCGGGTTCGCGATGAACACACCCGCAGGCTGCTCGGCGGCCCGCGACTGCCCTCCGCGGTGAGCTGCCCGAGCGTGCTCATGCTGCGCCGATCCCGGCGGCACGGCTGGGGAGTGCTGCACGTCGACAACCTCACCACCGTCGGCGAGGCGGAGTACGAGGCGATGGGCCGTGCCGCCGTCCGGTTCGCGGCGCGGACGGGACGGGCGTACCGGGAGACCAACAACCTGCACCGCGACGGTGACGCCGCGGGCCTGGAGCGTGTCCTGGACCTCTACCGCTGGTCCGACGTCGTGGTGACCTCGCGGCTGCACGGCTGCATCATCGCCGTGGCCACCGGCCGCAGGGTGGTGGCCGTGTCCGGCGACTGGAAGATCGAGTCGTTCATGACGGCGGCCGGGCTCGGCGACTGGGTACTTCCGCAGGAGCAGGTGGACCGCGTGCCGGAACTGCTGTGCCACCTCGACGAGCAGCCCGACGCGGCGCCGGCCCTGGCCCGTGCGCGGCGGGCCCACCGGCACATCGGAGCACGGGTGCGCGACCTTGCGGCGAGGCGGCCGTGA
- a CDS encoding PIG-L deacetylase family protein, producing the protein MARRILVVSPHPDDETVGCGGALRLHALAGAQVRVVFLTSGEAGGHGLDPAETRRVREAEAQAAAAALGLAGIEFWRLPDGRLTATRSLVARLRELISDFQPEVIYVPHDGEQHPDHRAAARLVHGATTRLNGAVEPFRVLMFEVWTPLADLDELVDISPVIDTKLAAIRLYASQCRVLRFDDALAGLARYRGEMHNWPGGDYAEAYREPRW; encoded by the coding sequence ATGGCACGGCGGATTCTCGTGGTGAGCCCGCACCCGGACGACGAGACCGTCGGATGCGGCGGGGCGCTGCGGCTGCACGCCCTCGCGGGCGCCCAGGTGCGCGTCGTCTTCCTCACCTCCGGAGAAGCCGGCGGGCACGGCCTCGACCCGGCCGAGACCCGGCGCGTGCGCGAGGCGGAGGCGCAGGCCGCGGCCGCGGCTCTCGGCCTGGCCGGCATCGAGTTCTGGCGGCTGCCCGACGGCCGGCTGACCGCCACCCGCAGCCTCGTGGCGCGACTGCGCGAGCTGATCAGCGATTTCCAGCCGGAGGTGATCTACGTGCCGCACGACGGTGAGCAGCATCCCGACCACCGTGCCGCCGCCCGGCTGGTGCACGGTGCGACCACCCGGCTCAACGGCGCCGTCGAGCCTTTCCGGGTACTCATGTTCGAGGTGTGGACTCCGCTCGCTGACTTGGACGAACTCGTCGACATCTCGCCGGTGATCGACACCAAGCTGGCCGCGATCCGGCTCTATGCCAGTCAGTGCCGGGTGCTGCGGTTCGACGACGCACTCGCCGGGCTGGCCCGCTACCGCGGCGAGATGCACAACTGGCCGGGTGGCGACTACGCCGAGGCCTACCGGGAGCCACGGTGGTGA